The Nymphaea colorata isolate Beijing-Zhang1983 chromosome 7, ASM883128v2, whole genome shotgun sequence DNA window GGAGGGTCCTACAAGTGTGGAGCCTTAGTATTGCATGTCCACTTCATGCAGCAATTTTCCCTAACAAAATGAGTTATGGGAAAAGTGATTAGTCTCCACTATACTATGTACCAACTTATCTCCAAGGTATCCAAAGCCCTTGAGCTTATCCATTAGCTCCTCTTTACTGGCTGAACAAGTATGGGTGTTTGATTACCCTTGATTCTGTTTGATTTTAGATCCCCATGATTTGAGATCCGTGGATTTGATATCAGATTCTCGCCTTTCTTTAACTTTTATGGGACTTTTTTTGCTAGTAGGGAAGAGTAAAATTGAGATCTCAAATgtggacataaaacataagatgtatatatatacatatagcaCTCCTTCATGGATTATAAGATCAAACGATTCAAATgccaccttctttttcttttttttagcaTAGTTTGTCATCTCCATCTTACTTTTCAGCCGATCCAAACCAAATCGAGGGCAAACTGCTTCTATCCGACATGtaatttgaaccattgaaaACTAAACTAGCTCATACTCCCtgatttataaaatattttcaaggTGAGCATGCATGTGGCTCTTGACTTATTAAGGCTCTTTCGATGTGTTTTTGTGACTTTATGAAATTTAATATTCATAAGGGAAAAGACTATTGGGTGTAGAAAAAACAATAACTGGTTTAGCTAGTAGGCAACCACATGTTCATCTGAGAAAGAAAAGTGCAACGTTGAAAATGGAACATATGCACacgcaaaaaaagaaaaagaaaattttatttagatgCAGctgtttaaatatatataattgccGTTATATTTGTGCTTAATGGATCCTTCAGACGAGTTATCAAAATATTATTGTGCATGATCTCCATGAAAGGTAATTTTTGGGAGTTTTTTTGCTAACAGTAAcacaatgtttttgtttgatgTATGTATCTCAAAAACAAGGGCAGCTTCATGGTACAATGATGAATGTTTTAGAGACTGTTTAGcaacagtaacacattgttcatgtctcatgaatctgcttaaaaaataaatgaatctTCATGAAATATTGGTTGGCCTATATCATGAGGCAAATTCATGAGTTTGAGAGATCTATCATGTTCGAAAGTGCATCTGAATGAAATGGGACGTAGGGTTTTATCGGATCTAAGCTTTAATCCTTTTGAATCTTTAATATATTCCAAATAGTTTCTTTCATGGACAAGTACTTTTCTATCAGCCTGTTTGGTAGGTTTTTCGTGATTGACTTGAGGATAAAATAGCCACAACTTCTGTTGGATCTGGACCTATGGCTGATTGGATCTGATTCGGAGTGTTTTTAGAAACTAAACCAAATTatggatttaataaatgttaTGGTTTAGAAGAAAGATAATTACATGTGTTTTTAATCTTCTTTACGATAATCTTGGATACATAACTAATTTTCTGAAACCTCATTTgctttggtgatttttttttttttttggtatactCTGAACCTGCACCTGCACTAgatctaattttgaaaatacatgTATTTTAACTATGTTATATATTTGTTGTGAATAGATTTGGGCCTACAtctcacttatatatatatatgtgtgtgtgtgtgtgttagttGTTGCAAGTCAActttttagatttggatctcaaatatgCCCTATTTTCTTCCTAACCCTTGCATCCTAACCCTTGCATAGGACATTTCTCAATTTATGTATGTCATCTTTGTGAATGGGCTGTGCTAATCTTTTCTGtatcattttaattttatcGTATATCTCTGAAGAGACTACTCGGATAGAAAGACGATGGCATCGAGGGCTCGTGGTCGTCGGGGGAGAGAAGAGTTCTGTCTGCTCCAAGGGTTAGCTCGGAAcggaatgaaacaaaaaaaaaaaaaagcaatttatACTCTTGTCTAGTTGTCTTTCGTGTCTAGTTTGTCCTGTGGAcagtgtttgatgaaaaatttgaTTAGACAGAACATGAGTGACCCATTCCGCGTGTGCTGGagccatcaaacgacctcttaggaTTGAGTCATTGTCTTGCATTCTTATGCGGTCTCAAATATATGATCCATTTtctaaaactaaattttcaagTAGCATAAGATCCAAGATTCCGCAATTACATGTAATCGGATCAAAGCTTTATCGGATTGTTGTAGGAGTTCGGGCTCCAATTTAAATTCGGTTTATATGGAATTTGAGTCTGATTAGTAATTAAATCTGAATTTCATTAAACACACTCAAAATCAAACTTTGAATTTAAGTATAGCTGGATCTCTCATTTAAATTCGGTTTAAACACCAACTGACAATCATAATATTATCAAATCTGTTAACCTGCAATTGGTCTTTCAATTTAGACTCTTTGTAAGTTGACCAGTGAATAATTTCGACTCTTTCTAAGTTGACCATGTCTAAGTGAAGTTTTCTAAAACTAAATCAGTTATGAGCGAAAAGCCGCGTCATCcaaagcaaaaagaaagaatctacgcttttttaaaaaaaatttcattgggaGACCAATATGTTTCCTTATATCTTGATACCAAGctcattttttcttgaaatcatCAAATGAGGGACTCCAATTCATTAGACTCAATTGAGTTTTTCAATTTATGGAAATATCCCCTTCCTTATATTTGATTACGCTTCTTTTTTTCATAGGCATCACTTCTGGCACAAACTATTAAAATTTGggtttctcttttcaagtttAGGAAAGAAGAAGTTAGTCAATGGCTTGATTATGCACAAGAGAATTTAATTTTGTGTAATTGCATAGCAAAAATGATTGAATAAGTCTACCGGTTAAATTCCATTGCAATTATTAAATAATTAGTTTGACGCCAATGAATACAGAAGGCCAAGGAGAAGCAATAAAATGTGGGCAGCgcatgccttttttttttaaaaaaaaaaaaaactttttacaCGGgaagaaggttttttttttctaatttatacGAAACCTCAGCAGATCAAAACTATTTTTCTCTACATTCAATCAAAAACTTATTATATGTCTTGAGGAAGAAAAGGCAACATCTCCTTCTAAGGGCACACTCTATCATGTTATGGATGGCCATAAGAGAGAGACTGTCGACTGATAAGGCCGACTCTTTTGGGTTTgaggttttgaaaaagaaaattttgagatggcCTTTGATATGGGAAAACAGAAAAGGTGGGGCTGAATAACGTAAATTTCCAACTCCCGTCTTTCCAGTTTCCCTTGTCGCCGCACTTTCAAAATTCTCCCTTCTATATTAATTCGCCTTCTTTCAGACGAAGAGCAGAGGGGAGAACTCGAGCGAGGCTCAGCAACGGCTAATTCCCGGCTTTCCGGATTTCGGGATATCGAAATTGGGATTGCCGGGATTTGCTGGTTTTTCAGGGAATCTCCGGAAGTTCCCGAAATTCTTCTGGTTGCAGATGAGAAAGGTGCATGATGAGATAACCAGTGTAGGAATTTCGGACGCTTTCCTGTTTGGCGCTGGATTGTTTTGATCCCCTTTTCGGAACCTAGGCCGTAAGCAGCATTAATATTTTTACAGTGTTTTGATCGGTTCCGAGGACGGGATCCGGAGCCGTGGGGAGGAGGGACGGATTTCCTTGATCCCGTTTGTGAAGACGTCTGAACTTATACCTCGCCTGGTAGATTGTCTGTGCTTCGGATTTCTATCTgagattttttgtttctgatcGATTAGTCGTTCAAAACTTAAGGTTCCACTGCAAGAGTAATCGAAATTGCGCATTCCTTTCGATTCCGAGGAAAGGACTGAAGAGGAAGGAGGTAGACTATCACGTTggtcgtttttttttctttgatattttgagtcagaatctattgatttttatcAAGAGGAGACTCATTGTTGAGACATTAGCGACCGTTTGAGTTGAGTTCAGGATGAAGGCAGTAACGAAGCACGCTGCGATGGATGACGATAATGACAGGTTGCCGGTCACAGTGATGAACTTCTACACATCATGCAGCAAGGAGTGGCCTTCTCTAGGGATAGTCCAAGTGGTCTATGTtcttatcattttcatggcCGGGGTCGTCCTCGGTTTGACGGGAAGCGCGCATCTGATGCAATACCTGACCCACGATGAGCTCTTTCAGCAGCCTCACCCTCTTGTGCGAGATAGTTGCAGGCCGGGGCTCGGCAGTGGCGACTGCCAGGGCTTGGAAAGCCTGATCAGGCCACCCAGCAGACAGGTGCACAACATGAGCGACGACGAGCTGCTCTGGCGGGCCTCAATGGTGCCGATGAAGGAGGAGTGCCCGTTTGAGAGGAAGCCCAAGGTTGCCTTCATGTTCTTGACGAAGGGCTCGCTGCCACTGTTGCCACTGTGGGAGGAGTTTTTTAGACGGCACAGAAAGGAGCTGTACtccatttatgttcatacaccTCCGGGCTATGAGCTTGATGTCTCTGTCACTTCTCCTTTCTACGATCGCCAGATTCCGAGTCAGGTATCTTCTTctgtattttttcttctttctttcttccttttctcccctAAAATAATTTTGAGAATGTTGAGATGGATCTATTGTGATTGTCAGTTTTCATCAATTATTAAAATGGTTATCTTCGTAAGTCAATGGTTTTAACTACAAGTGAATTGATTGCAGAAGCTGACTTTTTTCTATTCCTGTAGAAACTTTAATCCTTTTGGTTGTTTTCACTGAGAAACGCAATTAAGGTTGCCATAGTTTTTATTCTATTTCTTTGGATGATTTTATTTAAGACATATATCCGTGTGAAAATTGAACTCTGGAATTTTTTATATGATGGGTGGACAGAACGTCATGATCCGGATAAAATTTATGATAAAATCAAGttctcatattttaaataagttcAGCCTTCTTCTTACTTTTCTTGTGTTTACTAGTAACAATACTAATCTCTTTGCaggtttgttttcttttacttctACATTCGATGGATTTATCTTGATATTCTTTGGAAGGATTACAAAAACTTTTCACGATTTTCCTTTGAGAAAAACCTGAGAATGAGATTGTATGTGGTCCAAAAACTGCAGCGAATCTGAGTTCATCTTTTCTATTTCTTCCTCTGTCCTGTTATTGTTAGTTCATTTATTGTTTCCTTTCCTGGTTGTTTGGTTCCTGTGCGTGACTTACCATGAAGGGGCGTGTGTCTGGTGACTGGTCTAAGTTAACCCCCAACCACTCTGGATTATGCCTGTATCTTAGTTTATCTTCAGAAACTGCACTAGTAGAATCCACATGCTTTTCTGTTTCTTCCTCTGTCCTGTTATGTTATGGCCAGTTCATTTATTGCTTCCTGGTTGTTTTGCTCCTGTTGGTGACTTATCATGAAGGGGCGTGTGTATGGTCTAAATTAACCAACAAGCACTATGGATTTTGCCTTCATGGCCTCATCTCAGGCAACTAGGTTCAGGACTCGTCATATCCTTGTCCGTCTTCAGCTTTCTATGTGACTCCACAATCTGGTCATTGACAGTCTGCTTTCGCATTTTACTGGCTGGCTTTGATATGAGTGCAACATAATAGCTTACTGATTTAGATCCTTTTTCCTTTATACAACTACAGGAATGAAATAAATTGGTCTCTGATACATTAGGGAGTTGAGAGCAAACAATTTAGAGCAAATGAATGTGCAATTTGTCTGGCCCCAGTTTGAGTTGAGAGATTGAAAATAAATGTCTGAATGAGGAgcgggaaaagagaaaaactgaaGCTAATCCTAGTGGTTACAAAGAATCacaaatttcaatttcttctttaagCTGCTTGGTAAAGGAATTAGTGGAAATGTAAGAATAGGGTCGAATCACCATCTGCCTAAATGAGAAGAATCCTTGTTTTAGTTTTCCTTAATTAccaaattttctttcagaatggGTTCTGGTTATTTCTCGGAACCTCCAGGAATAGGCCTGTACGGCTTTGTAACCAGATGAATCCTCTCGGTTTCTTTGAAATACACTTTTCTTTCTCGAGTTGACTCCAAGTCATTTCCGTCAAATTTTGGAAATCCGACCTCACAAACTGACCTGAGAAGAAAATTGTCTTCTACAATCGGAGACTGCAATCATTCTAGTGCTGTATTCAATAGTTCTGAGCGTTGTAAATATATTGCAAAAAGTCCTTGTGCCATGTAACATGGATATTGCAACCCCAGTTGTTCATCCTTGTGATCTATGCTTTCTGGCTGATGGTATGAACGAAATACCTTTGTCTTCTAAAACATTTGAAGTCTGCCAGTTGCTCGGGCTGTAGTGTTCCTTTGTGTGGAGGTTTATCTGCTGAAGCTTTTGCAGAGCAATGATTGGATCATCTTTGCCTTTCTCTTTTGCAGGAGGTTGAGTGGGGAGCTATAAACATGGTAGATGGTGAGAGGAGGCTGCTAGCTAACGCATTGCTTGATTTCTCAAATGAGAGATTTGTTCTTCTCTCAGAGAGCTGCATCCCTGTCTATGATTTTGCCAGAGTCTATGATTACCTGATCAACTCAGAGCACAGTTTTGTGCAGTCTTATGATGACCCATCTGGTAATGGTCGCGGTCGATATAGATGGGGAATGCGACCTGATATCAAGCTCAGCCAATGGAGGAAAGGTTCTCAGTGGTTCGAAATCAATCGTCGAGTGGCCATCAAGATCGTTTCTGATACAAAATACTTGTCTATCTTCAGAATGCACTGCAAGCCACCCTGTTACCCAGATGAGCATTACGTGCCAACTTACTTGAACATGTTCTCCGGCTCGTTGAATTCCAACCGCAGTCTCACATGGGTCGACTGGTCGAAAGGCGGACCGCACCCGGCAAAGTATGAAGGAGTTAACATCACTGAAAATTTCATCAGTTTGATACGGAATAATGGTACCAACTGCGTCTACAACAACAAGCTGACTTCTGTTTGCTATCTCTTTGCAAGGAAGTTCGCCCCAAGTGCATTAGAACCTTTGCTGAACCTCACGTCGTCACTAATGAGATTTTGATTCGATTTGATTCGATTCAAGGTTTTATTGAAATTTGATGTGCCATTCTTTGGTTGACTTGCTCCAGTCATTGAGTTTTCCACCATGCCTGCGATATCATCACTGGCTTCAGCTTTAGGCCAATGGAAATTGGTAACAACAGATTATAATTACTTGATGGTGATCAACAGAATTGCAAAAGATTCTTTATGCTTTCCTGCTTTGTTGACGACGCTGTAAGAAGCTGCTGCTGACCTCTGTTTGCTTCTGTTTTGCTTGTGCCCCTCTATGTACATAATTCATGTTCATAATCACAACTCTGTTggcagaaaaaaattaaaggtgcTTTCGAACAACTTGGTGTCCTGGCGAAAATTGCTGCACAAAGTGAAACGTGTAAGTACATTGACAAATGACAACATGTCAACAACTACATGAAGAGCAACAAAATGGATTTTGACATGTCAATATCACcattaaatatttttcaagtaAAACAAGTACAGCTCCGGTGTTTATGTGTGAAAATGTGAAGGAAAGGTGAACATATGacggtttttttttctctgctctGGTAAATCCTGgtagttgaaaatttttattggcATTCTCCTCTTAAAAATTTACAGTTGAAATTTAATTTccgtaaaaaagaaaataaaactgcACGTTTTCTATTTCACAAAATATTGGAAAACATATTTTACAATTTAGCAAGAACAGAAAACACagaaaatttcttaattttgttaAGCATACGCATAAAAGTTTGTAAGTTCATTTCGTTATTAAAGTAGTGATCAGTTACCATAACATGAAAATGCTCTACCTTCGAGAATGCAATAGATTTCTTTACATAATTTTCTAACATTGTTAACAGGGCATTCATTTGACTGAGCTTGGTATATAAAAGCAGAAGCTAACAAAATTTGAGTATAGTTGAGCATGAATTAGTATGATTTCGCAGAGGTTAATAAAAGCTGTCAAcagaaaatttgttttcattgaGGGCATTTAGTTCATTTAATTTATTAACCTTAGTTAAGTTAAAGATAGCCTAAGActaaggagtttttttttttttttggtgttcaaTAATATAAGAATGTTAAGCGTATATTTTATTATGaccaaatatttaaatatattttttgaaattttatgcagtttggaaacatgttttacacacacacacacacacacacacacacacacacatatatatatatatatatatatat harbors:
- the LOC116257514 gene encoding glycosyltransferase BC10-like: MKAVTKHAAMDDDNDRLPVTVMNFYTSCSKEWPSLGIVQVVYVLIIFMAGVVLGLTGSAHLMQYLTHDELFQQPHPLVRDSCRPGLGSGDCQGLESLIRPPSRQVHNMSDDELLWRASMVPMKEECPFERKPKVAFMFLTKGSLPLLPLWEEFFRRHRKELYSIYVHTPPGYELDVSVTSPFYDRQIPSQEVEWGAINMVDGERRLLANALLDFSNERFVLLSESCIPVYDFARVYDYLINSEHSFVQSYDDPSGNGRGRYRWGMRPDIKLSQWRKGSQWFEINRRVAIKIVSDTKYLSIFRMHCKPPCYPDEHYVPTYLNMFSGSLNSNRSLTWVDWSKGGPHPAKYEGVNITENFISLIRNNGTNCVYNNKLTSVCYLFARKFAPSALEPLLNLTSSLMRF